The following proteins come from a genomic window of Aspergillus luchuensis IFO 4308 DNA, chromosome 3, nearly complete sequence:
- a CDS encoding TLC domain-containing protein (COG:T;~EggNog:ENOG410PHUM;~InterPro:IPR006634;~PFAM:PF03798;~TransMembrane:7 (o35-59i71-94o109-129i136-160o166-187i199-219o279-299i);~go_component: GO:0016021 - integral component of membrane [Evidence IEA]), translated as MLDPFPPPPAWLRDFVEPWALYYNVPALTEHAHEVVIAFAGYLFIHFILSPVLSPVLFPRHYPKLNPRTKLNWDVHVVSLVQSTFINGMALWVMFVDEDRASMNTPERVYGYTGACGLVSAFAAGYFVYDLIVSTIYVKLFGIGMLFHGISALWVFSFGFRPFVNFYSPVFILYELSSPFLNIHWFLDKVNMTGSNLQWYNGMMLLFTFFSCRLLWGTYQSVAVYRDMWYALKQTWDATAAATPLEPVDITSQVFQVRGGSGSEMAKYASFTAGGVPTWLVLTYVISNVVLNFLNYFWFSKMVETVLKRFRGPAEKSGPAGKPSKEEQINNLKEEITQKVVLEAASKLEQEEGSPFLDGVTEEKVASAVDSGLEELRKRKVQLSS; from the exons ATGTTGGATCCATTTCCACCCCCGCCAGCATGGCTGCGGGATTTCGTCGAGCCTTGGGCGCTTTATTACAACGTTCCGGCTCTGACGGAGCATGCTCACGAAGTCGTTATTGCTTTTGCCGGCTACCTCTTTATCCACTTTATCTTGTCCCCCGTTCTGTCTCCGGTGTTGTTTCCCCGTCACTACCCGAAACTCAATCCCCGGACCAAGCTCAACTGGGATGTTCATGTCGTCTCGCTGGTGCAGAGCACCTTTATCAATGGCATGGCCCTTTGGGTCATGTTTGTCGATGAAGACCGGGCTTCTATGAACACTCCTGAACGTGTCTATGGATACACTGGAGCCTGTGGACTGGTGTCCGCCTTCGCTGCCGGATACTTTGTCTACGATCTGATCGTGAGCACGATCTACGTGAAGCTCTTTGGGATCGGAATGCTTTTCCATGGCATTAGCGCCCTGTGGGTGTTCAGTTTCGGATTT AGACCATTCGTGAACTTCTACTCCcctgtcttcatcctctatGAGCTCTCCAGCCCCTTCCTCAATATCCACTGGTTCCTCGACAAGGTCAACATGACCGGCAGCAACCTGCAGTGGTACAACGGCATGATGcttctcttcaccttcttcagctgccGTCTCCTTTGGGGCACCTACCAGTCCGTCGCCGTCTATCGGGACATGTGGTACGCCTTGAAACAGACTTGGGATGCCACCGCAGCTGCTACTCCCCTCGAGCCCGTCGATATCACCTCTCAAGTCTTCCAAGTCCGCggaggcagcggcagtgaAATGGCCAAGTACGCCTCCTTCACCGCCGGCGGCGTCCCCACCTGGCTGGTTCTGACTTACGTGATCTCGAACGTGGTCCTCAACTTCCTGAACTACTTCTGGTTCTCCAAGATGGTCGAGACCGTCCTGAAGCGGTTCCGCGGGCCCGCTGAGAAGTCCGGACCGGCCGGTAAGCCCTCCAAGGAGGAGCAAATCAACAACCTGAAGGAGGAAATCACGCAGAAGGTCGTCCTGGAAGCGGCCTCCAAGCTGGAACAGGAGGAGGGTAGCCCTTTCCTCGATGGAGTTACCGAGGAGAAAGTCGCTTCGGCTGTCGACTCGGGGCTCGAggagttgaggaagaggaaggtccAGTTGTCATCCTAA
- a CDS encoding uncharacterized protein (COG:S;~EggNog:ENOG410PG0R;~InterPro:IPR029687,IPR016024;~go_process: GO:0043001 - Golgi to plasma membrane protein transport [Evidence IEA]), whose translation MMPTHTRDGSRDRELVVRHQSVPIATSPVTRGNVSPGIQAVAANFQEKMRENAPSPYTTNPMPPKSPEKSLIKGQFHRRMQSLQNTDARNEFLNYLESRSPERPLRASTFDQSPKQHELTPVKAPGSADSRDNEQELPNLQISNRYLSRPILGESTPPSATMLALQNMQLPTESVEPSKPKSNDADPFIGPRRPDNHTFESLSTQILSLTDIASNLQREMAQLSRRSKDNATDLVSLKAATNARDEDIRKSLRDLSSSLAAKFLDSDAATSSPSSKKSYAAPRMSSPNPFAAAMERELCGSPTPISDGSASIALLEKVLREMGTKEGQDKLIEMVEEIKARPVSETHEVSNDETITRMLEEILEHVKDDPGNKALVRSQAWASADSVPPQGEADGSGTRSLDDEHAYSPDIETHNVRPAERSLVPADPEMADEMLAIMKRVKTSVIEGGGMTNEVKALVRELRGEVLGMGRNLARQIEGVGTFRAIEDRPDRPTHEELAGIVENSLHELRDQLASIMDESRHHSSSISEFRAAMNGNELYSVVKRALDELDLSQFRAEPHGVNMEKEEILETVREAWETYKPEIELQNFGLERDEILECLSEGLKEYRPQHEDAVTYDQVLAAVQAGMQSFAQPPSITKEEIVQTIHECLAGFEPPAPRGVEREHLDGMRDEILEAVTHSVTSQSALTRDTLDSGLGRDEILSALSEGLEAHFGATKAIEHPHITKDDVANVINEAFVAQQSVVSTNVQPTVSRDEILHAIAEGMESQNSITREIELNRDDLMEAIAAGLAEANEANQSVGEQMLERVQEQLDGIKGEMGQHFSASEESSEQLLNAIKDGIAVVRQEVEGYASTAAEASGKHEIMDTVKEGFRLLQADMEKTITETAMSNAPRGNPDTPELLDAMEKEFEHLRQTMSSLLIRNNAPNEKDEILDAIRDISEQQKSSQNDDVLAAIRELSEKQAGTPGEDILAALREQLEEHKSANNDAILAAVAAAFEQKPDAPSDEVLTALREISEKQNNTNSDEILSAIREMSEKQSGTNSEEILAAIHEISEKQNSTNTEEILAAIREMSEQHKAANNDDVLAVVRDMSEQHKGIDSDAILGAIREMSEQHKSTNVDDITNIIKQEFEELRHSMNMTLVRAEPTEPKTDKDEIIAALHERFDSFKGEQSQPREAVESDNFTNGEVIEALNDGVGTIREDLAKLMDKNVEFDYSELLDELKSGLGSLKADVEMLRQAQKQSEEVETTRGGELMLASDTPPVDSTSSNDIEGLKALITQLQVKVEAIESAPRAAEAPEDMLKKEHLDEVLLGLHELQSSVTGIVARDQPADEATAKKEDTDAIETLLRNTKAQLDEMTFPAPDEIARAEQLSNLEGIVKETKEAMSELRTRFESDGPTKSEIGTLETLMKDMWIALDELKGKGTEEENDAEKLVKADLQTVEAMIFEVKTQVEELKLPDIETLPTKTDIQDLTALVTEFREKVDADNEMTGQAFDARKVEHAGLAEKIEEARAVVEGLGDELKSKLDGSNEGLSELKQLLEGLAASAESFTTVENVNELTELINREFERARGEQDATKLEKEERDAAAMVKHDETRAAIIVELGSKIDEKLGEIVAKYDEVQSSIQTAIDSKFTESAERDNAHLEAVTNTKALAEDIRLVIGSMGNSVNEACERMCTDAQTFFEKVDVSYNKMEEMHNEVKTQQEQARSDLERAAAATDRVESQLHEFHPQVLESIQEILSIVGQHYDHSQRSAQDLKMDLSTIPSAITPLLPALPPPEPEKYDDTQVQEKLNDLLDRAKSSQVQETLNTLVERVTNDQVHQKLDELLTHTTSTNGQVYEKLSELLDHATNSTGPVHDKLDVLIDHATNNDQSVTQMMKLDEMHKDIMDTSRRMNEMFAAQTAMVAEDNERRRKEAEEAAIALERRNAQREQVEAEILTLKEEKDSLLHIIQALKSEKDDLAKQTTKLSKEVAGLEMALELRHEEMQVMEDRADHLEKRILEGVLDHARSVLLSRPNGVKKRGSRARGPSVASNASTAKDARSILGSSVGLALRKRGTNGSQAGSVAPSTTSKERRIFSLSNVTGNRGAGDRQVSSASGFASLKRSHSVRSNVSQRKASWGGRSSVANKENEVFPEEDGEESDAGTERRTSYTGTYADSMIYGTSSHVSADRRVSAASSTGLHSVADEPEDSDAEDAQTPKADEPDEALELDEEASKMVVYGQHSDSGIGPEVTSAAA comes from the exons ATGATGCCTACGCATACACGAGATGGGTCCCGCGACCGGGAACTGGTCGTTAGACATCAATCGGTGCCCAT TGCTACTAGCCCTGTTACAAGAGGAAATGTCTCCCCAGGCATCCAAGCCGTGGCGGCGAATTTCCAAGAAAAGATGCGCGAAAACGCACCGAGCCCGTATACGACCAACCCCATGCCGCCGAAGTCCCCAGAGAAGTCCCTCATTAAGGGCCAATTTCACAGGCGCATGCAGTCGCTACAGAATACAGATGCTCGCAATGAATTCCTAAACTATCTCGAGAGCCGGTCACCAGAACGGCCTCTCCGCGCGTCGACTTTTGATCAGAGCCCTAAGCAGCATGAATTAACGCCCGTGAAAGCTCCTGGCTCAGCGGACTCGCGCGACAATGAACAAGAGCTGCCTAACTTGCAGATTTCAAACCGATACCTTTCGAGGCCAATCCTAGGCGAAAGCACACCTCCGTCGGCGACGATGTTAGCTTTGCAGAACATGCAGCTGCCTACCGAGAGCGTCGAGCCATCGAAACCAAAAAGTAACGATGCAGACCCGTTTATTGGGCCTAGGCGCCCCGACAATCACACCTTCGAATCGTTATCTACCCAGATACTCAGCCTGACAGATATTGCGAGCAACCTTCAGCGCGAAATGGCTCAACTAAGCCGACGAAGTAAAGACAATGCCACGGACCTGGTCAGTCTCAAAGCTGCGACTAATGCCCGAGATGAGGATATTCGCAAGAGCCTTCGTGACTTGTCCTCCAGCCTAGCCGCAAAGTTCCTTGATTCTGATGCTGCCACAAG TTCTCCGAGCTCGAAGAAGAGCTATGCAGCACCACGAATGTCAAGCCCTAATCCATTTGCCGCAGCAATGGAGCGCGAATTGTGTGGATCTCCTACGCCTATCTCTGATGGTTCCGCCAGCATCGCATTACTAGAGAAGGTCCTCCGGGAGATGGGGACGAAGGAAGGTCAAGACAAGCTTATAGAAATGGTTGAGGAGATCAAAGCCAGGCCTGTCTCCGAAACCCACGAAGTATCAAATGACGAGACAATTACGAGGATGCTTGAGGAGATTCTCGAGCATGTGAAGGACGACCCGGGAAACAAGGCTTTGGTACGCTCTCAGGCTTGGGCCAGCGCCGACAGCGTCCCTCCGCAGGGAGAGGCAGATGGTTCCGGAACAAGGTCGCTGGACGACGAACATGCATACTCTCCCGATATAGAGACCCACAACGTCCGGCCCGCGGAACGCTCTTTGGTGCCCGCCGATCCCGAAATGGCAGACGAGATGCTAGCGATCATGAAAAGAGTAAAGACTAGTGTCATTGAAGGAGGTGGCATGACGAACGAGGTCAAAGCTCTTGTACGAGAACTACGAGGAGAGGTTCTAGGAATGGGAAGGAATCTGGCTCGCCAAATCGAAGGAGTTGGGACTTTCCGCGCCATAGAAGATAGGCCGGATCGGCCCACTCATGAAGAGCTGGCTGGTATCGTCGAAAATAGCCTGCACGAGCTTAGAGACCAACTCGCCTCGATTATGGATGAGAGTAGACACCACTCTTCATCCATCTCGGAATTCAGAGCCGCCATGAATGGCAACGAACTCTACTCTGTTGTCAAGAGGGCTCTAGATGAGCTTGACTTGTCTCAGTTCCGTGCCGAGCCCCACGGCGTCAAtatggaaaaggaagagatccTAGAGACCGTTAGGGAAGCCTGGGAGACATATAAGCCTGAGATCGAGTTGCAAAATTTCGGCTTGGAACGAGACGAGATCCTGGAGTGCTTGTCAGAAGGGCTTAAAGAGTATAGGCCGCAGCACGAGGATGCCGTTACTTACGACCAAGTCTTGGCGGCTGTTCAGGCTGGAATGCAGAGCTTCGCGCAACCACCCAGCATTACGAAAGAAGAGATCGTACAAACAATTCACGAATGCCTTGCCGGTTTCGAACCTCCTGCACCTCGGGGCGTGGAGCGCGAACACCTTGATGGCATGCGCGATGAGATCTTAGAAGCCGTTACACACTCCGTTACGTCCCAGAGTGCTCTCACAAGAGATACTCTAGACTCTGGTCTTGGTCGTGATGAGATTTTGAGTGCTCTTTCGGAAGGACTAGAAGCGCATTTCGGAGCGACCAAAGCCATCGAACACCCTCACATCACGAAGGACGACGTTGCCAATGTAATAAATGAAGCATTCGTTGCACAGCAGTCGGTCGTCAGCACCAATGTTCAACCTACTGTGTCCCGTGACGAGATTCTGCACGCCATCGCAGAAGGCATGGAAAGCCAGAACTCAATCACGAGAGAGATTGAACTCAACAGGGATGATCTTATGGAGGCTATCGCGGCTGGTCTGGCGGAGGCCAATGAGGCGAACCAAAGCGTCGGCGAGCAGATGCTGGAACGTGTTCAGGAGCAGCTGGACGGCATAAAAGGAGAAATGGGCCAACATTTCTCTGCCAGCGAAGAGAGCTCCGAGCAGCTGCTTAACGCTATCAAAGATGGCATTGCTGTCGTGCGacaggaagtggaaggctACGCCTCAACTGCAGCTGAAGCTTCCGGGAAGCATGAGATCATGGACACTGTCAAGGAAGGGTTCCGCCTTTTGCAGGCTGACATGGAGAAGACGATCACTGAGACCGCCATGTCTAATGCGCCTCGCGGTAACCCGGATACTCCAGAACTTCTTGATGCTATGGAGAAGGAATTCGAGCATCTGCGACAGACAATGAGCTCCTTGTTGATTCGCAACAACGCACCGAATGAAAAGGACGAAATTCTCGACGCAATCCGCGACATCTCCGAACAGCAAAAGTCTTCGCAAAACGATGATGTTCTTGCGGCTATCCGCGAGCTGTCGGAGAAGCAGGCGGGTACGCCTGGAGAGGATATCCTTGCAGCTCTTCGTGAACAGTTGGAGGAGCACAAGTCTGCCAACAATGATGCAATCCTTGCCGCAGTTGCGGCAGCGTTCGAACAGAAACCCGACGCGCCGAGCGATGAAGTTCTTACTGCCCTCCGTGAAATCTCCGAGAAGCAGAACAACACGAACAGTGATGAGATTCTTTCTGCCATCCGTGAGATGTCCGAGAAGCAAAGCGGTACGAACAGCGAGGAGATTCTTGCTGCCATCCATGAAATATCCGAAAAGCAGAACAGCACAAACACCGAGGAGATTCTTGCAGCAATTCGTGAAATGTCAGAGCAACACAAGGCAGCAaacaatgatgatgtgcTTGCTGTTGTACGCGATATGTCCGAGCAACACAAGGGCATAGACAGTGATGCAATCCTTGGAGCAATCCGGGAGATGTCAGAGCAGCACAAGTCTACGAATGTCGACGACATTACGAACATTATCAAACAAGAATTCGAGGAACTCCGTCACTCAATGAACATGACCTTGGTCCGTGCGGAACCTACGGAGCCCAAGACCGACAAGGATGAGATTATTGCTGCGCTGCATGAGAGATTTGACAGCTTCAAGGGCGAGCAAAGCCAGCCCAGAGAGGCTGTCGAAAGCGACAACTTCACTAATGGTGAAGTCATTGAAGCCCTGAACGATGGCGTGGGTACCATTCGGGAAGACCTCGCAAAACTCATGGATAAGAACGTGGAGTTCGACTATTCGGAGCTGCTGGATGAGCTGAAATCAGGGCTTGGCAGTCTGAAGGCAGATGTTGAGATGCTGAGGCAAGCTCAGAAACAGAGCGAAGAAGTTGAGACGACTCGTGGAGGTGAACTGATGCTCGCAAGTGACACTCCTCCCGTTgattccaccagcagcaacgaTATTGAAGGTCTGAAGGCCCTTATTACCCAACTTCAAGTCAAGGTCGAGGCAATTGAGTCAGCTCCCCGCGCTGCGGAGGCTCCTGAAGACATGCTTAAGAAAGAGCACCTCGATGAAGTCCTCCTCGGACTGCACGAACTTCAGAGCTCAGTAACAGGCATCGTCGCTCGTGATCAGCCTGCAGATGAGGCGACagccaagaaggaggataCGGACGCCATTGAAACCTTGTTGCGCAACACAAAGGCACAGCTTGATGAGATGACGTTCCCTGCCCCTGACGAGATTGCAAGAGCGGAGCAGCTTTCAAACCTTGAAGGTATTGTCAAGGAAACTAAAGAAGCCATGTCTGAACTTCGCACTCGATTCGAATCGGACGGCCCCACAAAGTCCGAAATTGGTACTTTGGAGACCCTGATGAAAGACATGTGGATCGCTCTTGACGAACTGAAGGGCAAGGgaacggaggaggagaacgaTGCCGAAAAGTTGGTCAAGGCGGACCTGCAGACCGTGGAAGCCATGATCTTTGAGGTAAAAACGCAGGTCGAGGAGCTCAAGCTTCCCGACATTGAGACGTTGCCGACCAAGACCGATATTCAAGATCTTACGGCACTTGTTACTGAGTTCCGCGAGAAGGTTGATGCTGACAACGAGATGACGGGACAAGCCTTCGATGCTCGAAAGGTTGAGCACGCCGGGCTTGCCGAAAAGATCGAGGAAGCTCGGGCTGTCGTGGAGGGGCTCGGAGACGAGCTGAAGAGCAAGCTGGATGGTAGCAATGAGGGGCTCAGTGAACTCAAGCAGCTACTTGAAGGCCTGGCAGCGTCTGCCGAAAGCTTCACGACAGTTGAGAATGTCAACGAACTCACGGAGCTGATCAACCGCGAATTCGAGCGCGCCCGGGGCGAACAGGATGCGACTAAActagagaaggaagagcgtgatgctgctgcgatGGTCAAGCATGACGAGACCCGAGCCGCCATTATCGTCGAACTGGGCTCAAAGATTGACGAAAAGCTCGGTGAGATCGTGGCCAAGTATGACGAGGTCCAGTCATCTATCCAGACTGCTATCGACTCCAAGTTCACTGAGAGCGCAGAACGTGATAATGCGCATCTTGAGGCTGTTACCAATACCAAGGCTCTGGCCGAAGACATCAGGCTTGTCATTGGGTCCATGGGCAACAGCGTTAACGAGGCTTGTGAGCGCATGTGCACAGATGCGCAAACCTTCTTTGAAAAGGTCGATGTATCCTACaacaagatggaagagatgcaCAACGAAGTCAAGACTCAACAGGAGCAGGCTCGTTCGGATCTCGAGCGTGCAGCAGCTGCAACCGATCGTGTTGAAAGTCAACTACACGAGTTCCACCCTCAGGTGCTTGAGTCCATTCAAGAGATCCTTTCCATTGTCGGACAGCACTACGACCACTCCCAGAGATCGGCCCAGGACCTCAAGATGGACCTTTCTACAATTCCCTCCGCCATTACTCCTCTACTCCCTGCTTTGCCACCGCCTGAGCCTGAGAAATATGATGATACTCAAGTTCAGGAAAAGCTCAATGACCTCCTCGACCGGGCTAAAAGCAGCCAAGTCCAAGAGACACTGAATACTCTCGTCGAACGCGTTACGAATGACCAAGTACATCAGAAGCTCGATGAACTTCTGACCCACACCACGAGTACTAATGGTCAGGTCTATGAGAAATTGAGCGAGCTTCTGGACCACGCCACTAACTCTACTGGGCCGGTGCACGATAAGCTTGATGTACTCATCGACCATGCGACCAATAATGATCAATCAGTTAcgcagatgatgaagttggacGAGATGCATAAGGATATCATGGACACATCCCGTCGGATGAACGAGATGTTTGCCGCCCAGACCGCCATGGTGGCTGAAGACAACGAACGGAGACGTAAGGAggccgaagaagcagcgATTGCATTGGAGAGGCGCAACGCCCAGCGCGAGCAGGTGGAGGCAGAAATCTTGACCctaaaggaggagaaggattcACTGCTGCACATCATCCAGGCTTTGAAATCTGAAAAGGATGACCTTGCTAAGCAGACCACCAAGCTCAGCAAGGAAGTCGCTGGCTTGGAGATGGCACTCGAGCTTCGTCATGAAGAAATGCAGGTTATGGAGGATCGTGCAGACCATCTCGAAAAACGAATCCTGGAAGGCGTTCTCGACCACGCTCGCAGTGTTCTGTTGAGTCGCCCGAATGGCGTAAAGAAGCGCGGATCTCGCGCCCGCGGGCCTAGTGTTGCCAGCAATGCCAGCACCGCCAAAGATGCCCGTAGCATCCTCGGCAGTAGTGTTGGGCTAGCGCTGAGAAAGCGAGGAACGAATGGGTCCCAGGCGGGATCTGTCGCTCCATCTACCACCAGCAAGGAACGGCGTATCTTCAGTCTGAGCAACGTTACAGGCAATCGCGGTGCAGGGGATAGGCAGGTGAGTAGCGCCAGTGGGTTTGCCAGTCTGAAGCGGAGCCATTCCGTCAGGTCCAACGTCTCTCAGCGAAAGGCATCTTGGGGAGGCCGAAGCTCCGTTGCCAATAAAGAAAACGAGGTCTTTcctgaggaggatggggaagagagtgACGCAGGCACGGAGCGACGAACCAGCTACACAGGAACATACGCGGATAGCATGATCTATGGTACCAGTAGCCATGTCTCCGCCGATCGGCGGGTAAGTGCCGCTAGCTCCACAGGGCTGCATTCGGTCGCGGACGAACCGGAGGACTCCGATGCGGAGGACGCTCAGACGCCCAAGGCAGATGAGCCGGACGAGGCGTTGGagttggatgaggaggcctCGAAGATGGTGGTCTACGGACAGCACAGCGATAGTGGTATTGGACCCGAGGTCACGAGTGCCGCGGCATGA
- the RPL27A gene encoding 60S ribosomal protein eL27 (COG:J;~EggNog:ENOG410PNDR;~InterPro:IPR041991,IPR001141,IPR008991,IPR018262, IPR038655;~PFAM:PF01777;~go_component: GO:0005840 - ribosome [Evidence IEA];~go_function: GO:0003735 - structural constituent of ribosome [Evidence IEA];~go_process: GO:0006412 - translation [Evidence IEA]), whose protein sequence is MKFMKVGRVAIITRGRYAGKKVVIVQPNDTGSKAHPFPYAIVAGIERYPLKVTRRMGKKTVEKRSRIKPFIKVVNYNHLMPTRYTLELEGLKGAVSTETFKEVSTREDAKKNVKKALEDRYTSGKNRWFFTPLRF, encoded by the exons ATGAAGT TCATGAAAGTGGGCCGTgtggccatcatcacccgTGGCCGTTACGCCGGTAAGAAG GTCGTCATTGTCCAGCCTAACGACACTGGCTCCAAGGCGCACCCCTTCCCTTACGCCATCGTCGCCGGTATCGAGCGCTACCCCCTCAAGGTCACCCGTCGCATGGGTAAGAAGACCGTCGAGAAGCGCAGCCGCATCAAGCCTTTCATCAAGGTCGTCAACTACAACCACTTGATGCCCACTCGCTACACTCTCGAGCTCGAGGGTCTTAAGGGTGCCGTCTCCACCGAGACCTTCAAGGAGGTTTCCACCCGCGAGGACGCCAAGAAGAACGTCAAGAAGGCCCTTGAGGACCGCTACACCAGCGGCAAGAACCGTTGGTTCTTCACTCCTCTGC GTTTCTAA